A genomic region of Gossypium hirsutum isolate 1008001.06 chromosome D01, Gossypium_hirsutum_v2.1, whole genome shotgun sequence contains the following coding sequences:
- the LOC107928861 gene encoding uncharacterized protein: MKEAMKIPAVTIAAIAIILFCYIPVMASARHVKAPPHGDHNKHYEEHDSRPSTRQGSMLGAKMVSNELVDSNWETGSLPKRKRADTLKISGSSLPDCSHACMSCTPCLLVIVSFVCSSLEEAETCPMAYKCMCNHKSYPVP; encoded by the coding sequence ATGAAAGAAGCCATGAAAATACCTGCTGTTACCATCGCTGCCATCGCCATTATTCTCTTCTGCTACATTCCGGTTATGGCGTCCGCAAGGCACGTAAAGGCACCGCCACACGGAGATCATAACAAACATTACGAGGAGCACGACTCTCGGCCAAGCACAAGACAAGGGTCAATGTTAGGGGCGAAAATGGTTAGTAATGAACTTGTTGATTCGAACTGGGAAACAGGGTCGTTGCCGAAACGAAAACGAGCCGACACGTTGAAGATCTCCGGATCGAGCTTGCCGGATTGCTCGCACGCGTGCATGTCGTGCACGCCGTGCCTACTAGTTATAGTGAGCTTTGTGTGTTCTTCATTGGAAGAGGCTGAAACATGTCCCATGGCTTACAAGTGCATGTGCAACCATAAGTCTTATCCTGTTCCATGA